A single genomic interval of Danio aesculapii chromosome 5, fDanAes4.1, whole genome shotgun sequence harbors:
- the LOC130228742 gene encoding zona pellucida sperm-binding protein 3-like encodes MWVGSVNPLASADDDDDDDGGPQQLLFLLQMMSGDFSAAAPSLRFPLGSRIPIRAAVQSGGPGPLRLFIESCVTAADAELSRSTTVQPVISNSGCLLLGNSSFAPRRRPDELLFSLQASALAVGQKIFLHCELKAWDDQSLNVHGKACHYMQTQHRWVLLDDPAQSYACSCCDSTCSQRDTAEGVTTHRVVGPFIIVDESGSENGASRDTHSNPEHGLSEAPLWLLVLSVSAALIIITAVLAFSYYLCFWRGGRLGYRPSRDLLSKY; translated from the exons ATGTGGGTTGG GTCAGTGAACCCGCTGGCGTccgctgatgatgatgatgatgatgatggcggACCGCAGCAGCTCCTCTTCCTCTTGCAGATGATGAGTG GAGACTTCAGCGCCGCCGCCCCGTCCCTCCGCTTCCCCCTGGGCTCCAGGATCCCCATCAGAGCCGCAGTGCAGTCTGGAGGCCCCGGGCCCCTGAGGCTCTTCATAGAGAGCTGTGTGACGGCCGCTGATGCGGAGCTGAGCCGCAGCACTACTGTCCAGCCGGTCATCAGCAACAgcgg gtgtctGCTGCTGGGTAACTCCAGTTTTGCCCCCCGCCGCCGGCCGGATGAGCTGCTCTTCTCTCTGCAGGCGTCTGCGCTCGCTGTGGGACAGAAG atcTTCCTGCACTGTGAGCTGAAGGCGTGGGACGACCAGAGCCTGAATGTCCATGGGAAAGCCTGCCACTACATGCAGACGCAGCAcag atGGGTGCTCCTGGATGATCCAGCCCAGAGTTATGCCTGTTCCTGCTGTGACTCCACCTGCTCTCAGAGAGACACTGCTGAAG GTGTAACCACACACAGAGTTGTGGGTCCGTTTATAATCGTGGATGAGAGCGGATCTGAGAACGGCGCATCACGGGACACACACTCCAACCCTGAACACG gtctcAGTGAGGCTCCTCTGTGGCTGCTGGTGCTCTCGGTGTCCGCTGCTCTGATCATCATCACCGCTGTTCTGGCCTTCAGTTATTACCTGTGCTTCTGGAGAGGAGGACGCCTGGGCTACCGACCCAGCAGAGACCTGCTCAGCAAATACTGA
- the mtfp1 gene encoding mitochondrial fission process protein 1, giving the protein MEPSADTHSKPVDIYRDTWVRFLGYANEVGEAFRALVPVGAVWASYGIATTYVTADAIDKGRKAAAAHGERPGKAVCVCVAVVDTFVWQALASVAVPGFTINRVCAASHFLLSRTTRWPLPVRKWTTTAIGLSTIPFIITPIDRSVDLLLDSSLRKLYSEGEKED; this is encoded by the exons ATGGAGCCCTCCGCCGACACACACAGTAAACCGGTGGACATTTACCGAGACACCTGGGTCAGATTCCTGG GTTATGCTAATGAGGTGGGCGAGGCGTTCCGTGCGCTGGTGCCGGTGGGTGCAGTGTGGGCGAGTTACGGCATCGCCACCACTTACGTGACCGCAGACGCCATCGATAAAGGCCGGAAAGCAGCggcg gcTCACGGCGAGCGTCCGGGGaaggcggtgtgtgtgtgtgtggcagtggTGGACACGTTCGTCTGGCAGGCTCTGGCTTCTGTAGCTGTTCCTGGATTCACCATCAACCGAGTGTGTGCCGCGTCTCACTTCCTGCTGAGCAGAACCACACGCTGGCCACTTCCTGTCCGCAAGTGGACCACCACCGCCATCGGCCTGAGCACCATCCCCTTCATCATCACACCCAtcgacag GTCTGTTGATCTCCTGCTGGACTCCAGTCTGAGGAAACTCTACAGTGAAGGAGAAAAAGAagactga
- the lman2la gene encoding lectin, mannose-binding 2-like a isoform X2, whose protein sequence is MICASALIFITALSSGVCDDGHEMEEFLKREYTLSKPYQDVGVSGSSHWELMGDALVSSDYVRLTPDQQSKQGAIWSRVPCHLSDWELQVHFKVHGQGKKNLNGDGLAVWYTKERMQRGPVFGNRDFFTGLGVFVDTYPNEEKLMEAQRKRYTPRTQRIFPYVLAMVGNGSISYDHDRDGRPTELGGCNAMVRNQKHETFIFIRYVRRRLTVMMDIDGQHEWRDCLDVPGVRLPQGFYFGASAVTGDLSDNHDLISMKLYQLTILRSKQEDEEQEEVLVPSVDNIDLLRRKHEQTTRLSLLQMRRV, encoded by the exons ATGATTTGTGCATCAGCGCTGATCTTCATCACCGCGCTCAGCTCCGGTGTGTGTGATGACGGACACGAGATGGAGGAGTTCCTCAAGAGGGAGTATACACTGTCCAAGCCTTACCAGG atgtgggCGTGTCGGGCTCGTCTCATTGGGAGCTGATGGGAGACGCTCTGGTTTCCTCTGATTATGTTCGTCTGACTCCAGATCAGCAGAGCAAACAGGGAGCCATATGGAGCCGCGTG cCGTGTCACCTGAGCGACTGGGAGCTGCAGGTCCACTTTAAGGTTCACGGTCAGGGAAAGAAGAATCTGAACGGTGACGGTCTGGCTGTCTGGTACACTAAAGAGCGCATGCAGAGAG ggcCAGTGTTTGGAAACAGGGACTTCTTCACAGGACTCGGTGTGTTTGTGGACACGTATCCCAATGAGGAGAAGCTTATGGAg gcTCAGAGGAAGAGGTATACTCCACGCACACAG CGTATATTTCCGTATGTGTTGGCTATGGTGGGCAACGGCAGCATCAGCTATGATCACGACCGGGACGGGCGACCCACAGAACTGGGCGGCTGCAATGCCATGGTGCGAAACCAGAAACACGAAACCTTCATCTTCATCAGATACGTCCGGCGACGACTCACG gtcaTGATGGATATCGACGGGCAGCACGAGTGGAGAGACTGTCTGGATGTTCCTGGTGTTCGTCTGCCACAGGGCTTTTACTTCGGTGCTTCAGCTGTCACAGGAGACCTttcag ataaTCATGACCTGATCTCCATGAAGCTCTACCAGCTGACGATCCTGCGTAGCAAGcaggaggacgaggagcaggagGAGGTTCTGGTTCCCAGTGTGGACAACATCGACCTGCTGAGGCGTAAGCATGAGCAGACGACCagattatct ctCCTGCAGATGAGGAGGGTGTGA
- the lman2la gene encoding lectin, mannose-binding 2-like a isoform X1, whose translation MICASALIFITALSSGVCDDGHEMEEFLKREYTLSKPYQDVGVSGSSHWELMGDALVSSDYVRLTPDQQSKQGAIWSRVPCHLSDWELQVHFKVHGQGKKNLNGDGLAVWYTKERMQRGPVFGNRDFFTGLGVFVDTYPNEEKLMEAQRKRYTPRTQRIFPYVLAMVGNGSISYDHDRDGRPTELGGCNAMVRNQKHETFIFIRYVRRRLTVMMDIDGQHEWRDCLDVPGVRLPQGFYFGASAVTGDLSDNHDLISMKLYQLTILRSKQEDEEQEEVLVPSVDNIDLLRPPADEEGVSSVGIFFTVLFSLLGVFLLLVVGLVLYEHWSESRRKRFY comes from the exons ATGATTTGTGCATCAGCGCTGATCTTCATCACCGCGCTCAGCTCCGGTGTGTGTGATGACGGACACGAGATGGAGGAGTTCCTCAAGAGGGAGTATACACTGTCCAAGCCTTACCAGG atgtgggCGTGTCGGGCTCGTCTCATTGGGAGCTGATGGGAGACGCTCTGGTTTCCTCTGATTATGTTCGTCTGACTCCAGATCAGCAGAGCAAACAGGGAGCCATATGGAGCCGCGTG cCGTGTCACCTGAGCGACTGGGAGCTGCAGGTCCACTTTAAGGTTCACGGTCAGGGAAAGAAGAATCTGAACGGTGACGGTCTGGCTGTCTGGTACACTAAAGAGCGCATGCAGAGAG ggcCAGTGTTTGGAAACAGGGACTTCTTCACAGGACTCGGTGTGTTTGTGGACACGTATCCCAATGAGGAGAAGCTTATGGAg gcTCAGAGGAAGAGGTATACTCCACGCACACAG CGTATATTTCCGTATGTGTTGGCTATGGTGGGCAACGGCAGCATCAGCTATGATCACGACCGGGACGGGCGACCCACAGAACTGGGCGGCTGCAATGCCATGGTGCGAAACCAGAAACACGAAACCTTCATCTTCATCAGATACGTCCGGCGACGACTCACG gtcaTGATGGATATCGACGGGCAGCACGAGTGGAGAGACTGTCTGGATGTTCCTGGTGTTCGTCTGCCACAGGGCTTTTACTTCGGTGCTTCAGCTGTCACAGGAGACCTttcag ataaTCATGACCTGATCTCCATGAAGCTCTACCAGCTGACGATCCTGCGTAGCAAGcaggaggacgaggagcaggagGAGGTTCTGGTTCCCAGTGTGGACAACATCGACCTGCTGAGGC ctCCTGCAGATGAGGAGGGTGTGAGCAGCGTGGGCATCTTCTTCACTGTGCTCTTCTCTCTGCTGGGTGTGTTTCTGCTGCTGGTGGTGGGACTCGTGCTGTATGAACACTGGAGCGAGAGCCGCCGCAAGCGCTtctactga
- the wbp1 gene encoding WW domain-binding protein 1, giving the protein MPRKTLRSAVGLLCAGAGLVQGKVFCSGVNNEQYRCEMGYCCGETECCTYYYELWWFWLVWTLIILMSCCCAYRHRRVKMRLQQEQRQREISLMAYQGASSSYISPAPLNLRFWTDCKLPDYEEVMAHPPTPPPPYSESAATAEGAVEELQQREELHQGEELQQEEEEPSGRRRHVTGDSGIEVCVCQLEDEDERCMGADGGCCPEHQSLQGKETEPAAPQTLQQTL; this is encoded by the exons ATGCCTAGGAAGACGCTGCGCTCCGCCGTCGGGCTGCTCTGCGCGGGCGCCGGTCTAGTTCAG ggTAAGGTGTTCTGCTCTGGTGTGAATAATGAACAGTACCGCTGTGAGATGGGCTACTGCTGCGGGGAGACGGAGTGCTGCACCTACTACTATGAGCTGTGgt ggTTCTGGCTGGTGTGGACTCTGATCATCCTGATGAGCTGCTGCTGCGCCTACAGACACCGGCGGGTGAAGATGCGTCTGCAGCAGGAGCAGCGGCAAAGAGAGATCAGCCTGATGGCCTATCAGGGGGCGTCCAGCTCCTACATCAGCCCTGCACCACTCAACCTGC gcTTCTGGACGGACTGTAAGCTGCCGGACTATGAGGAGGTGATGGCGCACCCGCCCACACCCCCCCCGCCCTACTCAGAGTCTGCAGCCACTGCGGAAGGAGCTGTGGAGGAGCTGCAGCAGAGGGAGGAGCTACATCAGGGGGAGGAGCtgcagcaggaggaggaggagcccAGCGGCCGCCGCAGACACGTGACGGGCGACTCGGGCATcgaggtgtgtgtgtgccagCTGGAGGACGAGGACGAGCGGTGCATGGGTGCTGACGGCGGCTGCTGCCCCGAACACCAGAGCCTGCAGGGGAAGGAGACGGAGCCGGCGGCACCACAAACACTGCAGCAGACACTGTAA